A part of Haloarchaeobius sp. HME9146 genomic DNA contains:
- a CDS encoding LLM class flavin-dependent oxidoreductase produces the protein MKLGTGLFTCQRRPDDDRTTTEIYDEMLELGRTIDEAGLDSMWVSEHHFTEDEYLPGTMPSLSALAAQTENVELGTCIALAPLYDGVRLAEDAATVDHVSHDRLTLGLAIGSNPSEFEAFGVPIEERADRLADQVKLLRAAWSEGPLDYDSEFHDIDPSVNVTPKPVDEDVPIMLGGAAKPAVRRAAREADAWCAPSKLSIGGLKKRVEDIRNVRDEEDVDGDFEVYIIKHGFVADSKEEAWNKMKPGYFYIQRRYAELFSGEDVDELPEERKEELKKQAIYGTPEQVVERLEKYRDALGDDVHVIFRTYHPGIGTETMKECIQRLGSEVAPELR, from the coding sequence ATGAAACTCGGTACGGGACTGTTCACCTGCCAGCGACGTCCGGACGACGACCGGACCACGACGGAGATCTACGACGAGATGCTCGAACTCGGCCGGACCATCGACGAGGCCGGCCTCGACAGCATGTGGGTGTCCGAGCACCACTTCACCGAGGACGAGTACCTCCCGGGGACGATGCCCTCGCTGTCGGCGCTCGCGGCCCAGACCGAGAACGTCGAGCTGGGGACCTGTATCGCGCTCGCGCCGCTGTACGACGGGGTCCGCCTCGCCGAGGACGCGGCGACGGTCGACCACGTCTCGCACGACCGATTGACCCTCGGGCTGGCCATCGGCTCGAACCCGAGCGAGTTCGAGGCGTTCGGCGTCCCCATCGAGGAGCGCGCCGACCGGCTGGCCGACCAGGTGAAGCTCCTGCGAGCGGCGTGGTCCGAGGGTCCGCTGGACTACGACTCCGAGTTCCACGACATCGACCCGAGCGTCAACGTCACGCCGAAGCCCGTGGACGAGGACGTGCCCATCATGCTCGGCGGGGCGGCGAAGCCCGCGGTTCGCCGGGCAGCACGGGAGGCCGACGCGTGGTGTGCACCCTCGAAGCTCTCCATCGGCGGCCTGAAGAAGCGCGTCGAGGACATCCGGAACGTCCGCGACGAGGAGGACGTAGACGGCGACTTCGAGGTCTACATCATCAAGCACGGGTTCGTCGCCGACTCCAAGGAGGAGGCGTGGAACAAAATGAAGCCGGGCTACTTCTACATCCAGCGTCGCTACGCGGAACTGTTCTCCGGCGAGGACGTCGACGAACTCCCCGAAGAGCGCAAGGAAGAGCTGAAGAAACAGGCCATCTACGGGACGCCCGAGCAGGTGGTCGAGCGCCTCGAGAAGTACCGCGACGCGCTGGGCGACGACGTCCACGTCATCTTCCGCACCTACCACCCCGGCATCGGGACGGAGACGATGAAAGAGTGCATCCAGCGCCTCGGGAGCGAGGTCGCCCCGGAACTGCGGTAG
- a CDS encoding GNAT family N-acetyltransferase, protein MTEHAFLSDGRVSLRPIETEDLPALRAAWNDPDVWRMLDTVEPQPEGPFEELVRGWHDDDRHVPFAIDSDGLVGLLQVKRIHWQSRICDFSYFVLPGEGGNGYATAAVELGLEYAFDSLGLHRVQAKTVGQNAASQQVLQKAGFEHEGTARKTAFVDGTYHDLLSWGLLEEEWREQNEE, encoded by the coding sequence ATGACCGAACACGCCTTCCTCTCCGACGGGCGGGTGTCGCTCCGTCCCATCGAGACCGAGGACCTGCCGGCACTCCGGGCCGCCTGGAACGACCCCGACGTCTGGCGGATGCTCGATACGGTCGAACCCCAGCCGGAAGGCCCGTTCGAGGAGCTGGTCCGGGGGTGGCACGACGACGACCGACACGTCCCGTTCGCCATCGACTCCGACGGGCTGGTCGGCCTCTTGCAGGTCAAGCGCATCCACTGGCAATCCCGCATCTGTGACTTCTCGTACTTCGTGCTCCCCGGCGAGGGGGGCAACGGCTACGCCACGGCGGCGGTCGAACTCGGGCTCGAGTACGCCTTCGACTCGCTGGGACTGCACCGCGTGCAGGCGAAGACGGTCGGCCAGAACGCGGCGTCCCAGCAGGTGCTCCAGAAAGCTGGCTTCGAGCACGAAGGGACCGCCAGGAAGACCGCGTTCGTCGACGGCACGTACCACGACCTGCTGAGCTGGGGGCTACTGGAAGAGGAGTGGCGCGAGCAGAACGAGGAGTGA
- a CDS encoding class I SAM-dependent methyltransferase, with protein MGFHTFPVDRAEKLEDESRYRYCSREELVAALSLSGAETVADLGSGTGFYTDDVAPFAGKTYAVDVQSEMHDIYREKGLPEGVELVTASIGDLPFGDGELDAAFSTMTYHEYADDAALAELARVLGSGGRLVTVDWSGNGDGESGPPTDERFTLEEAVAHHEAAGFSVDVASERPETFLLAARLD; from the coding sequence ATGGGATTCCACACGTTCCCGGTCGACCGCGCCGAGAAACTGGAAGACGAATCGCGGTATCGCTACTGTTCCCGCGAGGAGCTCGTCGCCGCACTCTCGCTCTCGGGAGCGGAGACGGTGGCTGACCTCGGGAGTGGCACCGGGTTCTACACCGACGACGTGGCCCCCTTTGCGGGCAAGACCTACGCCGTCGACGTCCAGAGCGAGATGCACGACATCTACCGCGAGAAGGGCCTCCCAGAGGGTGTCGAACTCGTCACAGCGAGCATCGGCGACCTCCCGTTCGGTGACGGCGAACTCGACGCCGCCTTCTCGACGATGACGTACCACGAGTACGCCGACGATGCCGCCCTCGCCGAACTCGCCCGCGTCCTCGGTTCCGGGGGACGCCTCGTGACGGTCGACTGGTCGGGCAACGGTGACGGCGAGTCCGGGCCGCCGACGGACGAGCGCTTCACGCTGGAGGAGGCCGTCGCGCACCACGAGGCAGCCGGGTTCAGCGTCGACGTGGCCAGCGAACGACCCGAGACGTTCCTGCTGGCCGCTCGCCTCGACTGA
- a CDS encoding rubrerythrin-like domain-containing protein: MVRTDPYTPTRSEYECVRCGSRVESPSATCNHPLCDGELRNVAVSRE; the protein is encoded by the coding sequence ATGGTACGAACCGACCCTTACACGCCGACCCGATCCGAGTACGAGTGCGTCCGCTGTGGCTCGCGCGTCGAGTCTCCGAGCGCAACGTGCAACCACCCGCTCTGTGACGGCGAACTCCGAAACGTCGCCGTCTCGCGGGAGTAA
- a CDS encoding cryptochrome/photolyase family protein, protein MTIWVLGDQLTTEVGPLATTDPGADSVLMIEAHGFARRMPYHAQKLTLVFSAMRHVRDRLRAQGYEVDYRQVETFGKGLTEHFAASPDDELVLMEPASHGAADRFRELVAEAGGDLEVVKNELFLCSKARFDDWAGDRESFKHEGFYRMMRRETGYLMDGDDPEGGEWNYDDENREFPRPEVRFPDPPSFEPDEITQEVQAWVADEFETWGDGEGFAWPVTRTQALAARDDFIENRLPQFGPYQDAMLRRSWSLNHALLAPALNLGLLTPQELVEPAIEAYENGDAPLPSVEGFVRQVLGWREFVRHVYRNAMPDLADANQLGHEHDLPEAYYTGETDMRCLSECVGHVWDHGYAHHIERLMVLSNFATLYGADPQELNRWFHFGFADAYHWVTTPNVVGMGSFASDVLSTKPYVSSANYVDKMSDYCADCPYDEDATTGEDACPFNALYWEFLDRHEDTLRSNHRMSLLYSHVDRKSADELAAIRERAAEVREMGADGTL, encoded by the coding sequence ATGACCATCTGGGTGCTCGGCGACCAGCTCACCACCGAGGTTGGGCCACTCGCGACGACCGACCCGGGCGCGGACTCCGTGCTCATGATAGAGGCACACGGGTTCGCCCGGCGCATGCCCTACCACGCGCAGAAGCTGACGCTGGTGTTCAGCGCGATGCGGCACGTCCGCGACCGGCTCCGAGCGCAGGGATACGAGGTGGACTACCGGCAGGTGGAGACGTTCGGCAAGGGCCTCACTGAGCACTTCGCGGCGTCCCCCGACGATGAACTCGTCCTGATGGAACCTGCGAGCCACGGCGCGGCCGACCGCTTCCGAGAACTCGTCGCCGAGGCTGGCGGCGACCTCGAGGTCGTCAAGAACGAACTATTCCTGTGCTCGAAGGCCCGGTTCGACGACTGGGCGGGCGACCGCGAGTCGTTCAAACACGAGGGTTTCTATCGCATGATGCGCCGCGAGACCGGGTACCTCATGGACGGCGACGACCCCGAGGGCGGCGAGTGGAACTACGACGACGAGAACCGCGAGTTCCCCCGGCCAGAGGTCCGATTCCCGGACCCACCGAGTTTCGAGCCCGACGAAATCACCCAGGAGGTCCAGGCGTGGGTCGCCGACGAGTTCGAGACGTGGGGTGACGGCGAGGGGTTCGCGTGGCCGGTCACGAGAACGCAGGCGCTGGCAGCACGCGATGACTTCATCGAGAACCGGCTCCCCCAGTTCGGCCCCTACCAGGATGCGATGCTCCGGCGGTCGTGGTCGCTGAACCACGCGCTGCTCGCGCCCGCCCTCAACCTCGGGCTGCTCACGCCCCAGGAACTGGTCGAGCCGGCCATCGAGGCGTACGAGAACGGAGACGCACCCCTCCCGAGCGTCGAGGGGTTCGTCCGGCAGGTCCTCGGCTGGCGGGAGTTCGTCCGGCACGTCTACCGCAACGCGATGCCCGACCTCGCAGACGCCAACCAGCTCGGCCACGAGCACGACCTGCCCGAGGCGTACTACACCGGCGAAACCGACATGCGTTGCCTCTCGGAGTGCGTCGGCCACGTCTGGGACCACGGCTACGCCCACCACATCGAGCGCCTGATGGTGCTCTCGAACTTCGCGACGCTGTACGGTGCCGACCCGCAGGAACTCAACCGCTGGTTCCACTTCGGTTTCGCCGACGCCTACCACTGGGTGACGACGCCCAACGTCGTCGGGATGGGCAGCTTCGCCAGCGACGTGCTCTCGACCAAACCGTACGTCTCCTCGGCGAACTACGTCGACAAGATGTCGGACTACTGTGCGGACTGTCCCTACGACGAGGACGCTACAACGGGGGAGGATGCCTGTCCCTTCAACGCCCTCTACTGGGAGTTCCTCGACCGCCACGAGGACACGCTCCGGTCGAACCACCGGATGAGCCTGCTGTACTCCCACGTCGACCGCAAGTCCGCGGACGAACTCGCGGCCATCCGCGAACGCGCCGCCGAGGTCCGCGAGATGGGTGCCGACGGGACCCTCTAG
- a CDS encoding ABC transporter ATP-binding protein yields the protein MPAIETSALTKRFGDDVVAVDSLDLRVEEGEIFGFLGPNGAGKSTTINMLLDFHRPTSGSARVLGFDAQDEIDEIRQRVGVLAEGLELYDRLTAREHLNLCVDMKNADDDPDEVLHRVGLDDAKDRKVGGFSKGMQQRLALGMALVGDPQLVILDEPSSGLDPNGIQHMREILREEAANGTTVFFSSHILSEVEAVCDRVGIMSEGELVTVDTIDNLRSQSGDSGEVELTVEVVPDGLRGELERLDGVTNVRIEDDEIRAYCNSGTAKMAAIRAVDDAATVTDVVATETSLEELFNQYTGGGRDGSAEERGETAEKMEVPA from the coding sequence ATGCCCGCCATCGAAACGTCCGCCCTGACGAAACGCTTCGGCGACGACGTCGTCGCCGTCGACTCCCTCGACCTCCGGGTAGAGGAGGGGGAGATATTCGGCTTCCTCGGCCCGAACGGGGCCGGGAAGTCGACGACCATCAACATGCTGCTCGACTTCCACCGACCTACCTCCGGGTCGGCCCGCGTCCTCGGCTTCGATGCACAGGACGAGATCGACGAGATTCGCCAGCGCGTCGGCGTCCTCGCCGAGGGGCTGGAACTGTACGACCGGCTCACCGCCAGGGAGCACCTGAACCTCTGCGTCGACATGAAGAACGCGGACGACGACCCCGACGAGGTCCTCCATCGCGTCGGGCTCGACGACGCGAAAGACCGCAAGGTCGGCGGCTTCTCCAAGGGGATGCAACAGCGCCTCGCACTTGGGATGGCCCTCGTGGGCGACCCACAACTCGTCATCCTCGACGAGCCCTCCTCCGGGCTGGACCCGAACGGCATCCAGCACATGCGTGAGATCCTCCGCGAAGAGGCCGCGAACGGGACGACCGTCTTCTTCTCCAGCCACATCCTCTCAGAGGTCGAGGCGGTGTGTGACCGCGTCGGCATCATGTCCGAGGGTGAACTCGTCACCGTCGACACCATCGACAACCTGCGCTCGCAGTCGGGCGATTCGGGCGAGGTCGAACTCACCGTCGAGGTCGTTCCCGACGGCCTCCGCGGCGAACTCGAACGGCTCGACGGCGTCACGAACGTCCGCATCGAGGACGACGAGATCCGGGCGTACTGCAACTCCGGGACGGCGAAGATGGCGGCCATCCGGGCGGTCGACGATGCCGCGACCGTCACCGACGTGGTCGCCACGGAGACCTCCCTGGAGGAGCTGTTCAACCAGTACACCGGTGGGGGCCGCGATGGCAGCGCGGAGGAACGCGGTGAGACTGCCGAGAAGATGGAGGTCCCGGCATGA
- a CDS encoding ABC transporter permease, with the protein MSLQGVVKKDILDVRRAKLIWGVGLLYTLFTVLFFYGTGSTSENAGELSSQLFSMAGIAVLVIPLVALVAAYLSVAGERESGSLKFLLSYPNNRLDVVLGKLVARSAVVGASVLFAFVVGLGLGFYYFDSVDLGTYFGFVGLTLLFALVYVSIAVGISAATSSRSRAMGAAIGTWFVLNVFWNSFPVTPSDIINFVADKLGLDISESVLHLITALSPSYAYFVALDFVFEVNPATGKGMVDRPHLTDWFLEPWFMLVILAFWAVVPLALGYWRFERADLG; encoded by the coding sequence ATGAGTCTCCAGGGCGTCGTCAAGAAGGATATCCTGGACGTCCGCCGCGCCAAGCTCATCTGGGGTGTCGGTCTCCTGTACACCCTCTTTACGGTCCTGTTCTTCTACGGGACCGGCTCGACCAGCGAGAACGCCGGCGAACTCTCCAGCCAGCTGTTCTCGATGGCCGGCATCGCCGTGCTCGTCATCCCGCTGGTCGCGCTCGTCGCGGCCTACCTCTCGGTCGCTGGCGAACGCGAGTCGGGCAGCCTGAAGTTCCTGCTCTCGTATCCGAACAACCGGCTCGACGTGGTGCTCGGGAAGCTCGTCGCCCGATCGGCGGTCGTCGGTGCGTCCGTGCTGTTCGCCTTCGTCGTCGGCCTCGGGCTCGGCTTCTACTACTTCGACAGCGTCGACCTCGGCACGTACTTCGGCTTCGTGGGACTGACGCTGCTGTTCGCGCTCGTCTACGTGAGCATCGCGGTCGGCATCTCCGCGGCGACCAGTTCCCGGTCGCGCGCCATGGGTGCCGCCATCGGGACATGGTTCGTCCTCAACGTCTTCTGGAACTCGTTCCCGGTCACGCCCAGCGACATCATCAACTTCGTCGCCGACAAACTCGGCCTCGACATCTCCGAGTCGGTCCTGCATCTCATAACCGCGCTCAGCCCGTCGTACGCCTACTTCGTCGCACTGGACTTCGTGTTCGAGGTGAATCCGGCGACTGGGAAGGGGATGGTTGACCGTCCCCACCTGACCGATTGGTTCCTCGAACCCTGGTTCATGCTCGTCATCCTCGCGTTCTGGGCCGTCGTCCCCCTCGCGCTGGGCTACTGGCGGTTCGAGCGCGCCGACCTCGGGTAG